A window of Periplaneta americana isolate PAMFEO1 chromosome 9, P.americana_PAMFEO1_priV1, whole genome shotgun sequence genomic DNA:
GATTTGATTTCCTCTCATTTGAGAAAAGCCACGGACCTCTGACAATATTTTAAGCCCTATTCAGATAAGTCAGAATTTTTTAAACCCCTTTAAATGAGTATTATCAAGTAAAAGAAaaagcaaaaatataaaaatcacagAAATTAACTGACAAATTACTGATAGAGAGATGGTCAAGGTCTTAAAAAGTTTATCTTGACACCATCAATGATAGTCGATATTTAATCAGTAATATTCTAAGTACAGTAAAATTTGTCAACTCTCAATACATTGTTTTTGCCAGGAGGGTCTTAAACTTTTGCTCGCGCAAAGAATTCATATATTTTGATCTGCTACTTGGACTGAatacaaattaacagaaaataaataaacattttattgacTATATTGTGATAGGTCTATTGCTATATTACagcaggttccttaaaagaatGTAACACATTTTAAACTATTGTTTATGAATAGCGAAACAACTCACTTTTAGCTCCTCTTCAGAAAACATGGCACACCACGGTGATATTTCCTGTACATGCCATGCCTTGTCAAATCGGCAACCATCGTACATTGCATTTACGTtatctgaaaaagaaaaaaaaatgtttcatgtgTGCACAACTGTAGTTTTGAATATGtcgaagatataggcctataactgaacTGAAAAAAATGATACAAGtttcagattttaaagtattcttTCGACGATGACATCCGCACATTGTTTTTTAAAGTATTCTTTCGACGATGACATCCACACATTGGTTTTTAAAGTAGCTATTCTTTCGACGATGACATCCGCACATTGTTTTTTAAAGTATTCTTTCGACGATGACatccacacatttttttttcggtATTATAACTACTTGCATATGCTCACATTGCTTCAGTATATAACGAATAAACAAACTTTGGTAcattcaatttttgttttaatagcCAATACCTATATCTACTGtatttatacttttattataataatattgggTTAAAATATAACGacgacggtggtggtggtggtggtggtggtggtggtggtggtggtggtggtggtggtggtggtggtggtggtggtggtggtggtggtggtgatggtggtgatgatgatgatttggtgCTAGCAAAGCAATCCCTTTACATGTTTCAACTGAAACTTTTGAAGTTTTCTGAACACTTTTATTGTTATCTCGGCGTTGGCTATTGCAGTACGGTATTCaatatagtggtggtggtggtggtggtggtgatgtcgATTTGGTTGTCGCGAAACAACTAATTtacatgttttaaattttctaagcaaatttcgatgatgaagatgatgttgatattgatgatgatggtgatgatgatgatgatgatgatgatgatgatgaggaggaggaggaggaggaggaggaggaggaggatgagaaagaaaggaagaaggagtgtagatggatgtatggattgaaaaattgtatttcattcataattaatttatgttatatGTTTTGCTTCTATTTGAATTTTTAAgttagaaagattttttttaatctctCTTCTACTTATGgaatacattacagaatttaaaaGGAACAATAAAATAGTATTGTATTTACGGGTGATATACCAATAGTGATTGTTGTATTAAATCCCAACCTCAGGGACACATTCTGCAGAAGACTTGCCATTATGTCGCCATCTTGAAAATCGTACATCTCCTTCACTGTGTCCGGGTTTTCATCTACTTCGCGCTTCCATTTCTGACACGTATCATAAGGCTGTAACAAAAGTGAGTTATCTGTTTCAAGTACAAAGACTTTCGTATAAAGAATgtattcatgtaaattttatgatcgGCAAAATACTACACTGTGAAGAACTCATTCATGAGTGAGGTGCACTCGTATAGTATTCCGGTGATATGAAAGCTGAGGGCTATGTAAACTTAACATTTGTAGTAGACGGCTTAAACATTTTGTTAAAGCCCTCTCATTAGGAAACAAAGttattttacatacaattaatcTACTGTATAACATGGAAACTCCTGAAATTATTTGCCTTTCAAAGAAATCCATGCTAGGAAATCAGGCCTATCGCTCTTAAAAATATAGCTATAGCATACAGTAAAATAGCATAGTTCTgttatttatgtttttgttttaacCTTTTGCTTTGTTATTTTGAGGTCATTGTGACGCACTACGACCATTGCTGATCTGTTATGCTAATCCGCCACCTAGGTGCTTTCCAAACCAACATCAGCTGACTTTGCTTAGATTCACTGAGTACTAGCGTTCTCTCATCCCTAGATCACCTCGTTCTGCGCTATGCCAGCCGGCGATTGGGGTATGCTATTAAATAACAATGGAATGGAAATCTGACGGAATGGCATTGATGTCTGTATTAGGGAGACGTAAGAATTCTGAGAAAACTCGAAGTGCGAACTTGTCCCTTACAAGTGTTATTTCAGGCCTGATCGGGATACACAGCCACCGCAGGGACTGTTTAACATGCAGTATCTCTATGTTTTCTAACCTTAATAAGTTGATCATCGTCCAGAGGCTCGGGCAAATTCACTCTGGTGCTGGTCCCAAACAAGCCGTCTACAAATGCAAAGCCACTGGCCGTTGTTCTCTGTGAGTTTGCAAACCTGAACTGAAACGattaaataaaaatgatcaaTTTACATCTTTAAAAACTGCCTGAAATTCGTAGTAAACATTGCATTTCTTTATTGCTATCCTTTTACAGCCCGATTATTttgtcctgacagctcagcgacgcgaaaaaggggaagtaataggaatagtggggagagtccggagtagagataagggcgagcggtcggtaaaagaaatgcagtacagcttaactgtactggaaacacaacgctatatcgcatgcgtgacatccgatcgctgtgaccgcaggcaacagactaaccagGCTATATAAACTTACTTCTTTCAGAGCCGGCGTTAGAGGTGTGCGACGTACGTCTCACCAGAGGAACTTGGGCTTTCAATAATTAAAGACTTCCCGGGGAAAATGATGAAAGTGCCACAAATAGTGATtataattcaatttgtcatcactTATAGCATGAAATAGGTAGACAAGTCTTAGGACTATCAATCTAGTTAACTTTGAAGCAAAAATGTAAAAAGTCTCAGTATTTTTAGttttttcattttcttgaacATTTTAGCTCTTGGCACTTCCATCCATTTCCCGGAGAAGtcttcaattattaattaattaataggtaTACATAAGGGTCTACTGAAAGAACAAGCTAAgtcacttttcttaaatttttcaggagagcatttCCTAACTTTAATACACTGCTGCTAAGACATCATTAATATGCATCTCATTTAGTTTAAGTTACCATGTTACAATGCAGACTGCCATTCTGATTTACTAGAAAGATAGTTCATCTTATGAGATAGGGAAtgggaccaaaaaacaaaaataaacgaaAAGTGGCTTAGTTATTTCAGTGGACCACATAGATTATTCATAAATTTTTGAAGTTTATAGTCTTACGATCTTAAAATAAATCGCGAGTAGAACATCGTCCTCGATAGTCTTATGATAACAATGTTGGCCGTTGCAGCCCTGGTATGCGGGTTCAAACCCAACGTAGGATTAAAGGCCAGAAAAACCCAACGATGATTGTCGGTTTAATTCTGAATATgtgacaggtaatctatggcgaatcctcggtcttatctcgccaaacatcatcttgctatcaccaattccatcgacaggaaataacttcgcagttgataaagcgtatttaaataaccaaaaaaataaGGAACAAATCTGAATATGAACTCACTATAGACCTACCGGTAACTTTGCACAACAAAATAATCTGGTGCATTCAGTAAACACTTTTaaaatcattttgttttcagaaaagtAACTTAAAATTTGTAACCATAGTGAGATAGCTCCTCACCTCAAAAAGGTCCTTGCTGTAAGAATGGTTTAAGAGAGTTGGGAACCTTTCCTTATAACGCTGTGCCATTTTGTGGAGGTCGTTGTATCCCTGGACTGTCAGGTCGCTTGTTAAAGTCGTTAACACTTGCAATGTCCATTCCTTTAGATTTTCTAAGTCTTCTTCACACAGTCTACCTCCTGAAATGAACTTAGTGCATGCATCAATGAAAAAAAACAAAGTCAAAAAGTGATTTCAAAATACATTCTGcttaattattttgtatgtattCAATGTAAGCGTATATCTATACACTCCCCATGTATACTTCATGaattacacatacacacactatatactgtgtgtgtttttttatctgAAAACAACCTAGTGATACTGCCACAGCTCTAACATAAAATGGCAATTATCTTCTTTTCTACGTGGATACGCTTTCCCCGCACTGCACCGAGAATTGGCATCTGTTTCGGGATGTGGTCAAATTCTGTCTGTGTACACGTGCCCATGGTTAGCAGCTTCGGTAAATTGCTCTTACTGCCACAATCTTATAGCTTCAAGTATCCAGAGTACCGGTACGGTATCCTTTGAATTTGACTTTGTTACATGCAATCTGTGAACGATTGATTTCACCACGATTGCCGATTTTGCAGGTTCACTATCTTAGACATGAAATTAGTAGCTATGGAATCGTAATAAACGTACCAGTGGATGTGGACGAGATGGCGAGCAAGTCACCGAGGGGTCTGGATGTTGACAGAGCGATAAATGTTAACGTCAAGAAACACGTACTCCACAATTTCACTTATCCCAGCGGTTTCGTGAAGAAGtcgaaataaaacattcaaataacaaaactgtagtttcattcctaaAACTGAGTGACGTACATTACGTGCCGGTGTATCTCTGATACagcacatatattttatttaacttatttttatttatttatttatttatgcatttagtttacttttaaactATGTAGATCCGTGGCACGATCTCTCTTTGTCAcgaaggagggacccgaaggttaGCCTGTAATGGGTTTACTATGTCTTACCGCTCGAGCTCCTCTCGTAGGAATGTTGTGTGAAGTCTGAACGGTTGCGCGCCTGTAGATATTATGACTCGATTGATGCCCTCAGTCGATTCAGCTTGCAAGTCTTTACGGTTCTGATGGAGTCCAACTGCAGTGCCTTCCATCTTCCCGAAAGTGTGTTATGACCTCCTCATGCTGATGTCTATATACCAGTCACAGACACTACTTTCGTTAATGCTATTGAAATGATAATGAATATTGCAATGAAGAGTGACGATGaaatgatgggggggggggagtgcaGAACCCCAAGAAAAGTATCAGAAACCTTGGCTTTGCCCACAGCAAATATACCTCCGCCatcactgggattcgaacccgggtccgcaGACATCGTAGTTTGCCAAATGAGCTACCAAGGCAACACTGTGGCATGATAGTTTAGTAATAATGGAGTGAGAGGGAAAAGAGAAAGCATGGGTGCATGCTAGAAACGTTTCCTTTATTTGTTGCGTTCATAACTAATCTGAGATACCCTTCACTTCTAATGAGCAGCCGTCATCTATCTGAGTTATCTCAGGGTAAATTTGAAGTAgctaaaaatatttcagaaatgttcatatttatacttgttacactTACTTTTTGCTATTTCGTGATTCTGGATTATGTTGTCTCTGAGATTTGAAAGTGTCTGCAAACTTGCAATACCATCTGATGGAGGATATCTTGTTCCATGGCGGGATATCAGCCAAAACTGCTGCGGTTCACATTCTGTAGAAAATTAAAAGGAATTATGAACACACTACTATGTTATCAATGTTATCATATACAGGGAATTTCTCGACGGAGATTTGGAGTAATTTGACTAATATCAAAATCTTTCCTATCTGTGCTGAAGGAAGTATTTTCTTTGCTGTTAAGTGTCCTTTCAGACTTCAGAtaaatttagaatttctaataggCCAGCTTTACTGAGATAAAACAGTGAGGTTGATTTAGTTGATCGTAAAATCCTACCAAATTGGACACGAAAGGATGATTATGTAATTTGATTTAGAACTCTACCGTTGGTGACAAATCTTGAAGTATTTTTAATAGCAACTAGCCGGtaaatttttttgtgcgagatcgtgcgtatttgcttggtttccgcacaaaaccaatccgcggaaagtctaaaat
This region includes:
- the LOC138706195 gene encoding multiple inositol polyphosphate phosphatase 1-like; its protein translation is MVVFLFWIIQLAALVAGQGLDQCYANVSDPYLMFATGTAYELIYDKRTSPVSIEQCEPQQFWLISRHGTRYPPSDGIASLQTLSNLRDNIIQNHEIAKRGRLCEEDLENLKEWTLQVLTTLTSDLTVQGYNDLHKMAQRYKERFPTLLNHSYSKDLFEFRFANSQRTTASGFAFVDGLFGTSTRVNLPEPLDDDQLIKPYDTCQKWKREVDENPDTVKEMYDFQDGDIMASLLQNVSLRLGFNTTITIDNVNAMYDGCRFDKAWHVQEISPWCAMFSEEELKVMEYREDLLYYYYAGYGMDLNKQVGCPPVKDFLDRFSQIENGSPQPAGVFYFTHSEMLQMILLPLGIAQDEEPLTHSNYEQMRNRLWKTSYITPFAINLAVVLFRCDAQEQYKVQFYLGENLLYFEGCDQGLCDWSYIKKEFGSISTTCNLDFCSM